gccctggagcacccccagcctgcccatgctgccaggggcagatgaccgttctgcggggccccccctttgccacggcgcatgcgcagtgacgccatgcgcggtggagccacggcgcatgcgcatggctttctgaagcgcagggtccggggcggccgccccgtttgccctgccctatatccgcccctgcatgcTGCTCTTCCCGCATAGCACTGTCCTAGGTCAGTGCCACTGCATTCAagagtcctcccctcccaggggatCCCCAATACCCgccctgcctcagtgacccactgccaatcatcatctagccccttacctcaggggcaaagtgcaaaaagaaacggcagaaaatatgctaatgatgtcacaactcatgctaatgagtctcattagcatattttctgccacaaaaactcagtgtagacaaagcccacgTGTAAAGACATGGGATGGGGATGAGAGGCCAAGTGCTGATGTGACTATCTCTTTTTAGACCTACTTCTGGCTGCTAGAAATATCCTTGCTGTAATGCGGGGTGAGCCAGTCCTCATTGAACAAAGTTTCCATTGGATAAATGCCTTCTCTATGGAGCCTCTGGGATACTGTTCCTTTTTGATGGGCCACCGGTTTCTGTCGGGCCCTTTGTTGCAACTGAAAGGCTGATTGTTGGCATCTCCCAACCTCATGTGTTTCAGTTGCACATACAATGTTTCACAACTTCACATACAATGATAGTACATACAATCCAACAGGATATTAATGATCAGCAGATACAGACTTttaaaatgatacctcacaacACAAGACCTGCATTGTAAAAAAATATTACATGACAGTGGTGAATGAGGGTTCCAGGATGTGGCTTTGAGATATAAGGTGCCACACAGCCCTTCCTGGAATCCTCTCCTTTAGCTGTGCTCTCAAAACGTGGAACCAGTgtccaaaagagaaaatatttgtcATTGTGTGAACTTGTAAATCAAAACACCCCCAGATGATGAATACAGAATTCAAACCAACCATTTCCTGTCTCAGTATCACACCACACAATCTTTTAACTCTACTTTAGGGTGTTCTAAGGCTCAAGTGATAAAATTAGTTGTGAGTTTGTTAGTTGAAGGTCAGGGCTTGACCAATAAATCACCTACCACAGTGGGGACTCAGTCCATAATTAGGGTTTAGTCTACATTTAAAAGTATCAAATGAGCCCATCACCAGAATTCCAGGTCTTTTATCTGTCGGAACCATTCATTTTATTCTTAAATGCTCTACAAACCAGCTGAAAGCACCACTACCTCAGAATCTTACTGCGATACCATGTGCATGCCGTGATCCCATGTGACTTGCAGATGCTTCAAGGAAGGCAAAACTCCCTAGTCCTGCATCATTTGGaccatggaagaaaaaaataaacacaccttTCCTGACCCTCTAAACAGGTGATCAGCTAAAAACTCCCATGGGAAGAGCTATCTATTGTCCCCTGGCAAGTGTCTCTTTCCCTTGCTATGGGAACTGTCCCCCTTTTTACCACCAGTCCAATTTTGTCCACCATTAAAAATGCCATGTCCCTACATCAAGTATGGGAATAAATTGTTTTCTTCTTGTCCATTAAGATCCTTGGACTCAAAGTACCGAGTTATAAATAACCTTATGGTCAGATAGGTATGAGCTCAATGATAATAGTATTATAGAATCAGCCTCACTGTACATcctgttttaattttgttttaaatagtaGCATTAGCTTCAGAAGAGAATCCCTAGAATAGCTCATGGCCCTCATGGTCTGTTTTCACTGGAGTTATTTGCTATTCATTCTATTTCAACAGAAAACTGCAAGGCCCTTGATTTTTATGCTGAGTTTTTAGATGACAGTAAAAATGATGGTCCTTTCAGATATAAGTTGTTAAAAGATTCTATTGCATTTGTTTGCCATGGCATCCTCCAAAGTCTTCCCTCTATCACTGACACAGTCCTTTATATGCCAGATAGTTCCCCTCTCAGTACTAGCTCTCAGTACTAGCTAGGTGCCTGTGACCATGGTCTAGGCAAGTACTGACAAGAACGCACAGGCAGATCAACTTTGGATATGGAAGAAGAGTTCAACTACCACAGCTCATCTCAAAGCCCTAGTTCTGAAACACTGCAAAAATCCAAACTGTGGCCAAGAAAACCCCCATGTGAAGCAGAATTGATGTATATCATAAGCAGTGAAACATATgggttctcttcccccccaccccatgaccACATCTATTGAAAAGTTTCAAGAATGCCTACAAAGTCAGTGAGAGGTCCAAAGAGTAGAGCTGCATAGCAGCAATATCACAAAACAGCTAGCAGAAAAACCCAACCTTTTCAGTCCCACTCAGGACCTATCTATGATGAAATGTAAGTGTAAGTGGCAAGGGAGAGTTTCAAAATTAATGTTAAAACCCTAAATGCTAGTTAAAATGAACAGATATTTACCACTACATTGTCTATTAATTTGAACATGCTATCACGTTTAGGTTTTCTGCTGATAAGTGAATGTGGTAATCAAGTTCAGATACCCTTTAATATCTTGCTATTTACAGATAAAGCCCTTGCATCTTTACTCTTATGCTTCCAGGTAATTGAGATCAACTGTATTACCTTGCTATCTAGCCTAAAATTCTGTTTGGGTCAGGCTCAGAACAGGGTCTCTCATATGACTCTCTTGGGAGATCTCCATCACAGGCCTTTTTCATTCCAATACTCTTCCCATTGGGCTTAATTCATTCCTAGTCACTTAACCACCTCATTCTTCGCACAGCTAAAGGTGAGGATGGGCATGGGGATCACAGCTAAAAGTTCACCAGTTGGCCTGGCTAACTAGCACCTTGTTTTTGTACAGCAGAAAAGTGGAATCTGTATTACCAGGGGCAGCAGCTTTGCAGCAATTTTGATGGTGCTCAGAGCCCAAACCTTTCCACTcacccagctggctggagcaaccACTGAGACAGGTTAGGGCCCCCCACCTCAGGTTACACACTGGTTCCCAAGCAGTGGGGTCGGAAGCCTTCCGgagagccagctgcagagcctctTGTGGAGCAGAGTCAGCAGCCTTCGCCAGCCCAGCTCCCGTGAAGGCGGCTTctctgctgggctggcagggtcTGGCGGCCCTGCCCTCGAGGAGACTTTGCTGTGGTTTCTGCATtctaaagcttatttaagctttatactgcagagcctacaGTGCGTGTAGCTGCTAGTTTTCAGTAGTTACACAGTtacctttttacatccctagtttccatgTAGTTTACAGTTCACTAttttaatttctgcttaactAACATCCTCATTGTGAAATTCACCTTTCTAAAATTAGggtttcccaccacagggatgttaaatttaattaatttGTTATTTCCAAGCATTCCAGCTATATTtacctcctggaccagatcctgcactccacttagaaCTAAACCAAGAATTGCTTCTCCTCATGTGGGTTCCAGAAtcagctgctcccagaagcagtcaTTTCAGGAGTCCAGAAGCTATATCTCTGCATCCTGCCCTGATGTGACACATACCCAGTAAATACAGGAAGAGTTGCAGTCccccattattatttttttaagtctCTAATCTcacttagcatttcacagtcactatcaccatcctggtGAAGTGATTGGTAGTATATCCCTACCGCTATATTCATATAATTAGAGCacagaattactatccatagagctTCTATGGTACAATTTGGTTCATTTGATTCTATGATCTGTTTcatatatagtgccactcccccaccagtatGACCTGTCCTATCCTTCCattatattttgtaccctggtatcgCTGTGCCCATTaatatcctcattccaccaagtttctatgacacctattatatcaatatccccATTCAATATGAGGCACTAGTGTTCATTCATCtcattatttagacttctaacgtttgtatataagcactttaaaaacattactttttagctgtctgccatttcaTTGAATGAGACactctttcatttgactgtttctcatcagatcttaCCTGTATTTTATCGTCTTCCAGCCTCTCTTCTTCACTAAGATAGAAACTTTCCTAagggatgtctctgtccaatccatgtaCTCTTCTTCACTTGTCAGCTTtctcccagcccttagtttaaagcctgctctatgacctttttaattttaaatgccaGCAATCTGATTCCATTTTctcttaatttaattttattcaaGACGCTCCATTTAATGACTATTTTATTCAAAAGTCTCGGGGTAGTTATGTTAATGTGTAATTTTTAAAagtgagtagttctgtggcactttaagAGAACAAAAATATACTGTATAGtgtaagttttcatgggcaccagtcctacaattgacaggtacttttttttttttgcactgtttgttatatatcttggtttctgctctttccactccagttcatctgatgaagtgggttttgcccacaaaaaactcgtgatactatatatttttgttagtctctaaggcgccacaggactatTCTTTATTTCACTCAAAGTTCACACACCAATTGGGAAATGAAAAGCAGTAAAGTTTGGTTTTATGTCCAATCTATGAATAAAAACTAGGTGTGAGAGGATGAGAACTACTAGTTCTAAAATCTAAAATTATGACTAGTATCAGATGAATTCATTAGCTACCTATACTGTACTTCCCTAGTataataaatcagttttaaaagtAAACATGTATTGATAAATTCTCTTATGAATCCAGCActtgatatttttaaattaaataacatTGTTGTGCATTTTATTTGAATTTCCATCCACAGGTTGATAAAAATAACCTAATTTTAGTAAATAAAAACTGCATAGTTCACCATTTTATAATGCAAAAATATAAAAACTGAGAATCTGAATAAACGTGAGTTAAACCCTACAATTCCTTACATAAATATGTATATATTAAGCGTATCGTCCTGTTTAGCAAAAATCACCAAATTTAGCtctatttagtttaaaaaaatcaatatattttaataattaacAAACAAGAATCAACCTCTGTTTAGGAAAATACCTAAAAAGTACAGATGTAAAACATGATTACAGTATTTTAAATCAAGGCTTCCTGATTTAAACTTATTAAAATTGATGCTTTAaaccactgatttaaataaaTGCAGCTTGCAAGTATTCATTTCTTGGTGTAGTCATTTTTAGTGTGACTCTAGATAACTACATACCATTTATGAATCCACATTCTGCCAATTTGGAATTTTCTCAGTTTTTGATTCCCTGAATGTATTTGCTGCCCACCAATTTATTAGATTTAGCTACTTCTGAAACTCAATCTACTTGCACTTAATTTACTTCAGGCAGCAAAATAAAGTATGCTATTACTGTAGTctgatctacactacaaacttaggTGAATGGAAGCCATGTTAAGTCACTCAAATAATGTAGGTGACTACACTACCGTCCCTTCCACCAACCTAAGTTCACCTTAGTCAACTTCTGTACTCCACCTCTGTGAGAGGTGTCACACTTGATTCCACATGCATGGCTCAATAGGAGAATATTGTAGATGCTGCAAtgagtaatttgaactaactggCCTCCAGCAGGTGTCCCATAGACATAATGCTTCCTATAACCCACTCTGGAGAGCTCTTTCAACTCCACTACACAGCAGTCAGGTACACAGCAGAGTCCCTTCTCTGCTAAAACCCAGAAACTTTTGAATGTTCATTTTCTATTTGAACAGCATGGAGAGCTCGCCAGCACAGGTGATAatggagactcagggtatgtctacacagcactgacattattccaaaataacataatccgcctctacactacaagcagttcttttgacaaaatgtcaaaacaatgttgagctggaggacttattccaactcctgtaaccctcattgtacaaggagtaaaggaagtcagaggaagagtgctcttcctcggacttcttgctgtgtagacagcaccaaaataagctattttgacttaaggtatgcaatcGATGTAGTTCAAGCATGCTCCACACTACTCATGTTTACCATACTATGACTGTACCCTCTATCACTCTTGAAGGCCTGTAGTTAAAGAAGAATTTACACATACAGGTTTGAAGGTTCACCATATATTTGCaagtaaaataaaatagattTGACAGAAATAAAGATTACAAGATATGTACTGAGCCCTTTGAAGAATCTGAAAGTAAACAAGTCAAtttattcccatttaaaaaaattttgaAACACCACAATGGAATATGCACATTACCAAAACATTTTATGTTCTCTAAAAGCTTTGACTGCATACATCACTTTCAGATGAAACCATGATTTTTTCCCTATAAATGTCAGTTTGGTTACAGCTTCAGGAATCAATGCAGCATAGTACACATTTCATTAACAGGTAAAGATGGATTCAGGTAGGTGCAAGAACATTCTGCAGAAATAATTTAGGAAGAAATCTGAATGTTTCCTCCCACAAAAAAGTGCTGAAAATGTATGAGACACATACTGGAAAGATACACAAAGTATGGAATTCTGAAACAAGACAAGCGAATATTAATAGTGTATCACAGCTTAAGAAAACTAAAGTATATCTCAGTTATATTGTTACTCATTAAAGATATTTACAGTCTCTGAATTATGTTTCTGTAGAAAAACTAAGTTAATACAATTTAGTCTCCATTTCtgaaatagaaatatttttgcaTAAGGACGAAGGTAAGATTTATTGCCTAAAAATACTTCCTCAGAACagtacattttccttttgttcTGCAAGTTATTGTTTCCTATGAATCAAGGTATGAGAACACTGATTTATTTCAGTTATCCTTTTGAGCATATTCCCTTATTTATTGCCTATCAGGTAATATTAAAGAGTGCCCCTGTTCTATAAGCACTAATTACCAAAGTGTTTTCCCCCTTTCAATGTTTATTTCCAAGCAAATCACACTTAATACTTCAGTGCTTTATAAAGAAAATAGCATCTTTGTTCAGTTTACAATCACAATCACAGAAATTATGTTAATTGCACTCTTTAGCTAGTTGGACACAAGATTATTGCTTTAGATTATAATTTTGCTGAAAACAGTTAAAATGTACAGATGGGAGACTAGTGCAATATCCAGCATTGACTGTTTATTCAATAAATACTTTTAACCCAATTATTGCCACCCAAGGCAAACAGTGCAGAAATTGTCACTTAATAAACAAATATCTATATATAAATTTAACAATCatgggtttgttgttgttttttttttttaataaaatcagtTCCTACTCTATTCCCATACAATTAtttcagagggttttttccccacataAAAGTTTACTATTATAAAAATATAGAAATGTCAACATGTTTAGGATTTTACAAATCTTCACAAATCTAACTTTTACATTTATATAGGAATATCATACTTTGTAGAAAAGAACTTAATAAATgtctctgttggagacattttctgCACTGACCATTTTGTAACTTAGTTACAAGCTTTCTTGGTTGTGAGTACATACGcgtttaaaagaaaataatccaCATTACACTTTTAACTTGAGGTCAGCTGTGTATAAAGAAAAGCCATTTTTACAAAGGTGTTCACAGATTGTTGGTCAGAAATTTTTTCACATgagcatatttaaaaataaattccaatCTTTACCTAAAAATACCTTCTCCTAATGTGAAATAAACAAATTAGTGTTGTTTTGCAAATAGAATCAGAATAACaatgaatttccagaaaaaaatgttGCTTAAGTCACCAATCAAAATTTAACAATGCAATTGCCAATTACTATTTCTGATacttataaaatataaaaaagtaagaaatcttaaaatattttgaaaagataTATTTTTATAACTATGTGAAAATCTCACTACATTTATGCACCAAAACCAATGACCTCTATATTTTTTATGTGGGTGTATGAGCCTGCACAACTTTTGCAAAATCCCACTCTAGTCGGTGGGAATTTGCATGTGTACTGGTTTGTCCTCATAGATCGATTACACATTATTGGAGCTATAGTCACTCACTGCGTTGGTGTGTATCCATTAATGCTCTTTCCAAAAATCTTATTTTAACTCAGCAACTATTTTCAATAGCACCATCAATTTCTCAGATATCTGTGCCATGAAAATCCATATAGTATGCTATTGGTTTGTTTATTCCTGAAACAGCACAGTCATTACAAGGCACagcttttcaaaaataaatgcaaaatattttttttccaaatcagtGACCTTTAAAGTATGCATGTGTGTTACAAAATGTCAATTCAATGTATCACTGCATAACATGGTTAGAAAAAGCTAATAATTTGATGGAATTAACCAAAATATATTTATCAGTTTCATGCAGGTTATTTTCCCATATAAAACCCCCCAAAAATGATAAAGTATCCCTATCAAACAATGTAGCAtggttgttaaataaagaaagctATGCTGAAGTTTTCCAATCTTCAACAAAAAGTCTACTCTAGACATGACTCAAGTATAAGAAGTTGGAAAATTATCTGAATATTTGCCACAATCTATCCCTGCAGAAGTGTGAAAACCTATTGTCTAGAGCATTCATATCGAGGCACATTGTAGTTGAAGATACTCAGGCAAATGTTATGGCTAGAATAGAATTTCCGAAAAGTCTAGTACAGGTTTCCCCAAAAGCAGCTCTTTATGGTTCAAAACATCAACTGCAGCACCTGAAAACATTTGGTCCTTAGTCACTGCTATCATCATCGTCGTCATCATCAGATACATCATTTATAGGGGATTTAGGTGACTGGCTGTAAGAGTCCGATCTAGTGGGCTGGCAAGCAGTCATCTCTCCAGTAGAAAGAAGATCATAACAGAAGTCACAAATCCGCACAGGCTTGGAGGACTGGTTGGGAAGAAGAAATCTCTTTTCAGAACAGGGTCCGCATACAACAAAACCACATTTGCGACAGTGGTGACGACGATTGACAGGTGTAAATTTTGCTTTCTGGCAACGCATACAAACAGTAGCCTCTGAGTCAGGTACCCAGACAGCTGCATGTTCATTACTGGGAGTCTTCCCACTTTTAGAAAGCAAATCTGAAACACATTTATTTATGTGGCTCATCCATTCAGATTTctctgtggcagtggcagcataAACTGCAAAAGATTTTGTTGGTGTCTTGATAAGCCACCCATTCCGTAAGTCCCCCTCATCTTGGATGGAATCAATAGTGACATTTTCCAGTGGAATTATGTGCTGTTTGTTGTATTTTTTCTTCTGGATAACAATGTTCCCATAGACAAGAATATCATTGAATAAGAAAAATTGTCTTGCTTTAGGTTTTTTCCTACACAGCTTTGTTAACACTCCTTCTCCAATCAGAACACGACCAGGAATTGTCAAAGGTTGACCAGCTGCTCCAAAACAGTTTTCCACTATGCTTATTCGTCTAGTATTTGCTTCACTGTTTGCCAAGCGATCCACCATCTTTTACAGGTAttctaaaacaaaaattaatattttattaaaataaggcTGATTCACAAAAAGTATTCTATAGCCAAATCATTTAGtaaaacaaattatttgaaaAAGCTAACAAGACTGATGGCTCAGGGCACAGCTAACTGAATGCACTTTTTGATTCAAATCCTCATCAGGTCAGTAACAATTAAAAGTTTCTATCACCAAATGACTTTTTAGTATCCTACTTGAAAGAAGGGTGACCTGTCTAGTTCCCAAAAGACAGGTGTGACATCACAGAAACCACCACCATAAGTTATACTAAAAGCAATTTTATTGATATTAGGAGAAAGAGAAGAAGATTGAGTTCTACTCCTTATACCTCAAGGTGATCCTTTGTCCAGGTAAGGGTTAGTGCCCATTGGTAGAGACTTGCACAGCCATTCCTGAGTTGTACCTGTTCTCTAGATGGTATTCTGGAACATCTGACTATTCAAAAGTGACATACAACTGATAATTCAGTTTCCAAGCAAACCTAACACTAACAGGAACAGATCAGGGACACACTAGCATAAATATTGTTAATACAGCTAGCTGTTATTAAAATATCTAGTATTGTTATAATGTATATAATATCTTACACATATATAatagggagagaaagagagttgtgggggtggggggtgcaggtgaGAGAGATTACATACAGTCTTAGTGATTacatgcactgtgggctctgtagtataaagctttgctttatattgtggagcctgcagtgaagcctcctcgAGAGCAGGGCCGCCAacccctgccagcctgcccctggGGAGGAGCAGCCGGGACTCCAGGAGCCACTGCATGTAACTTGTTAACCTGCCTGTGGTGGCCCCCATGGACCTGAAACAGCCCCTTGTTCAGGGTgggcaaggagctgctccagtccctaccAGTCTACTGCAACCGGTAAGTTTCACCGGTTAAGCAAGTATTGCAGTTCGATACAGACAAGAAAGGCCTCCTCAAAACAGGTGGAAAACAAAACCTGTTTTCCTCACAACAAAGAGGCACTGAAGGGGGAGAACAGAAAGCCCCTCTTCTCTTTCAGCTGGTAAAAAGTAGTTGAGTAGACATTTGTGGACATCTACTAGCCAGAGATTAATATAAAAACCCTTTGCTAAATTGGGCTCAAAGACAGCATACTAGAGGAAATCTTTGCTTCTGTGGCCTGGGCTTTTCACtaagtccagcccctgcttccTACTGGAAGGAGAGGGGACTCCTACCACAGTAACAAGTTAATAAATGAATGGTACATCACAAGAGGTTTCTTGGGATTTATTTCCATTTAACCGAGATTCTTATAATGCTTCAGTGAGTCATTTCTGAGGTTTAAATATTGCAATAACTGCTCTTATGGCATCTCTGGGCTAGTCTATACGAGAATCTCTACagcagggatctcaaactcaatttaccttaagGCCAGTGCCAATCCTCAAATCCTTCTGCGGGGCCAGCAAGCACCTCCTCTTCTTGGCAGggctcaggggaggagggggtgtctCCTGGCTTTGCCTTTTAACCTGCATGCTCCCTCTCCCCGTGtgtcccacccctctcccccgacCCTGCCTGCTACTCCCAGGTGATTTAACCCCCCCCCATGGGAatcagcaccaccaccaccaccaccaccaacagtAGGACTAGAGCAGCTTCTAGCTCCATGCCATCTCCAGCCATTGTGGTCCAGGGGAAGTGTGTGCAGAGCCGTCCCTTCCCATAAGGCAGTCTGGGGCATCTGCCCAAGGCTTCACACCTTGGAGGGCCCCTGTGATGGTTGCCCCAAACATCCTATGGTAGAGATGGTCCCCCATACTCAGGTTAAACTGTAGGGCCCTGAGGATGTGTCCATACTGCAAagttagttatttcagaataacagccgccattctgaaataactatgtgagcatctacacagcaattctgttaattcaaaataacaggcagcttattctgacttctggaaacctcattctatgaagaataacgcctattccaaaatagctatttcaaacaaagcatgtgtagatgctccacttctgatattttgaaataccccctcatcagagccattctaagttattcctcctggggctctaaatcgagatagcatgtctgcaCTAAGGACGCccgccttggactaattttgaggcttccctgcagtgtatatattttattctgaaataagctatttcagaataactattccggaatagtttattccgaaataactgtgcaatgtagacatagcctgagggggctggagctgacaGCAGGGGTCAGGAACCCCACACTCACCAGAGCAGTGGGAGATCCGGGAAAGTAGAGCGGAACAGCAAGCTGCTGTGCTCCACTGCCATCTCCTAGGCCAGGATGGCCACTCTGCTTCACTGCAGCTCTCATGCCACCAAGGGGTCCTAAACCCTTGCAGTAAGTACTCCTCTATCAATCATGAGAAGAATTCAAAAAGTAAGTACTAGTAGTGTTTCAAACGAAGGGATCAGCTTCACAACTGCCAGCATGAACATCATTTATTGTCTGTAGAGGTAGTAGCAAGAACAAGATTGCTTGCTGCCCGACTATACTTTTCTGAGGACAGCTAGTATTGGGAAGTGATGTAAATAAGGTTTGGCACCAAAAAGTCAGTTATAATTGTTAGCTGCTGACTCAAGCACAAGATCACCAGTCCAAGTTGTTGACTATTGAAGAACAGGATAAATGTCTTGTTTGTGTAAGAATTGTGTAACCACTCTTGCTTAATGGTGTACATGTAATAAGAATTTTGTGAATGATTAGATGCCAAAGCTGAAGCACAATCATTCCAAGAGCCATGTATTAAAAGCAACAGAAGTTAGTTACAGATCTGGTCCAAAAGGCATCTACGGAGTTCACTGATAAACGTTACTAAAGCATAGTCAACTTGACACAAAAGCTATGGAAATGCACAGAACAAAACTTGATTCTTCCATACATTTCATAGTTTGTGCCCAGGTGGCTGCATACTTACCTAACCCTCTGAAGAACACAACAGTTTCACTGATTCAGTTCACAAAGAATTAAGCAGATCTGTAAAAAAATACTTCATTCAACTACTTGGTTTTTTGGGTGCAGGTTTACTAGGAAAGCTTTTCATGGTGATTTgaagagaaaatgctaatcagggtaattaaaaataaaaaaggaaactgTATCAGTTCCAGAATATGGATGCTAGAGACTCCACTTACAGCTTGCAATTAGACCACACAATTATGCAGGAAGTTCTATGGCTTAGTGTTATGCAGGGCAGCAGACTAGATCCATTGCTGCTTTGGGCTGGTGTACCCCGGCCAATGGAGAACTTGTTTCTGATTAGCTGGCCCAAACAACCTCCACTTCCTAGAGAAGTTGGAGAGGGTCAAAGAAAGATTTCTTTCTGAATGAGGTAACATCCAATTCAAGTGGCACCAGACCCTGCCATAACATAAGCAAAACCTGCAGGCATATCCCCTTTGCTACAAAAATCAACaccctgccccaaacacacctgTCAAGATCCATGTATTGTACACACCAGCCAGGTGGAAGAGAGCATGGGGCCTGCAAGGCCCCGGAGAGGCTCCCCTCCCCACTAGTGGCAGGCAGAGTGCCAGGCACAAAAGCTTGTCCATGTGCCCctccctggtggccggggggggggggtagggtgggggaagagctggggtggccTTGGGGCTGGGACCGCTTCAGGGCTCAGACCCTCCTTggcagcggtggggggaggggcggacgaaggaggagggaaggagaaaaagggAGAGCCTCAGCACAGCCCCTCCTGGCAGCTAGGGAAAGAGCCAGGCCAGCCGCAGCCCAGCCTAACCCCCTGGTGGCCAGCGGGAAAGCTGGGCTCAGCACA
The DNA window shown above is from Pelodiscus sinensis isolate JC-2024 chromosome 2, ASM4963464v1, whole genome shotgun sequence and carries:
- the PLEKHF2 gene encoding pleckstrin homology domain-containing family F member 2 → MVDRLANSEANTRRISIVENCFGAAGQPLTIPGRVLIGEGVLTKLCRKKPKARQFFLFNDILVYGNIVIQKKKYNKQHIIPLENVTIDSIQDEGDLRNGWLIKTPTKSFAVYAATATEKSEWMSHINKCVSDLLSKSGKTPSNEHAAVWVPDSEATVCMRCQKAKFTPVNRRHHCRKCGFVVCGPCSEKRFLLPNQSSKPVRICDFCYDLLSTGEMTACQPTRSDSYSQSPKSPINDVSDDDDDDDSSD